From Oscillatoria sp. FACHB-1407, a single genomic window includes:
- a CDS encoding AGE family epimerase/isomerase gives MFLSQPSSFSLLQASETLERILLQNIVPFWYPQTLDRQEGGYRLNHDLQSQYQGASEKYLVSQARTLWFFSRLSNSPYGTDDHRKAAQHGYQFLRDRLWDKEYGGFYWIVDASGATPLQIGKHLYGQAFALYALSEYAIASQDTTALELANQLFTCLEQYAYDAQHGGYRECFQRDWQPMSTKIGYLGVPPTFKLLNTHLHLLEAFTIYYSVTQDVNVHKRLMELIVITSNAVVRKQIGVCTDQHHLDWTPVNSRENQQVSYGHMLETVWLLAIACQTVELSNHPLLDLYRSFFRYALQYGCDRRRGGFYESGYYNTSANQRKKIWWVQAECLVAALQMYQLTKEDLYLQCFYRTLDWIVKYQVDWQQGEWYMEILPNGQPSGCKAGAWKAPYHNGRAMLQCLALLTDL, from the coding sequence AACACTGGAGCGAATTTTGCTGCAAAACATTGTGCCCTTCTGGTATCCACAAACGCTTGATAGACAGGAGGGTGGTTATCGGTTGAATCATGACCTTCAGAGCCAATATCAAGGAGCGTCAGAGAAATATTTAGTGTCCCAGGCACGCACTCTCTGGTTCTTTTCCCGCCTGAGCAACAGTCCCTATGGCACGGATGATCATCGTAAGGCTGCACAGCATGGATATCAATTTCTACGCGATCGCCTCTGGGATAAAGAGTACGGTGGCTTTTATTGGATAGTTGATGCTTCCGGTGCAACTCCACTTCAAATTGGTAAACATCTGTACGGTCAGGCGTTTGCGCTGTATGCCTTATCTGAATATGCGATCGCGTCACAAGACACAACTGCTTTAGAGCTTGCTAACCAGCTTTTTACTTGCTTAGAACAGTATGCCTATGATGCTCAACACGGTGGATATCGAGAATGCTTTCAGCGTGATTGGCAACCTATGTCTACCAAAATTGGCTATCTAGGTGTTCCTCCAACATTCAAATTGTTGAATACCCATTTGCATCTCTTAGAGGCATTCACAATCTACTACAGCGTGACTCAAGATGTGAATGTCCACAAGCGATTAATGGAATTGATCGTAATTACTAGCAATGCAGTTGTTCGCAAACAAATTGGTGTATGCACCGATCAGCATCATCTGGACTGGACACCTGTCAATAGCCGAGAGAACCAGCAGGTTTCCTATGGTCACATGCTGGAAACAGTTTGGTTGTTGGCGATCGCCTGCCAAACCGTAGAACTGTCTAACCATCCTTTGCTTGATCTCTACCGTTCATTCTTCCGATACGCACTGCAATATGGGTGCGATCGTCGTCGTGGTGGTTTTTATGAATCTGGATATTACAATACATCTGCCAATCAACGTAAAAAAATCTGGTGGGTTCAGGCAGAGTGCTTAGTTGCAGCCCTACAGATGTACCAGTTGACGAAAGAAGACCTTTATCTCCAATGTTTCTACCGGACATTAGATTGGATTGTTAAATATCAGGTGGATTGGCAGCAAGGGGAGTGGTATATGGAAATTTTACCGAATGGACAACCTTCAGGATGTAAAGCTGGAGCCTGGAAAGCCCCTTATCACAATGGACGCGCCATGTTGCAATGTCTGGCATTGTTAACAGATCTGTAG